A stretch of Pogona vitticeps strain Pit_001003342236 chromosome 5, PviZW2.1, whole genome shotgun sequence DNA encodes these proteins:
- the LOC140707684 gene encoding meiosis inhibitor protein 1-like — protein MMEAASELLVCERLHHLHDSRWLLECLPSPLCLACAIETLKDGGVSHVRKKHVLSCLRDILTRHATLVIPLLVQDERVCAHFIATLFEILQTVENSSFQDLPVEILVLLVVELKADRYLHYLLDKCQKELCKVITIRGHLPIFNLLGKLADVIPIFTDILVTEHSKCYK, from the exons ATGATGGAGGCGGCTTCGGAGCTCCTGGTTTGCGAGCGCCTCCACCATCTTCACGACTCCCGCTGGCTTCTGGAGTGCCTGCCTTCGCCGCTTTGCTTGGCGTGTGCCATTGAGACGTTGAAAGACGGCGGGGTCTCG CATGTACGTAAGAAGCATGTACTCTCTTGCCTTCGAGATATTTTGACTCGGCATGCAACATTAGTCATCCCACTGCTTGTGCAAGATGAAAGAGTCTGTGCTCATTTCATAGCAACCTTGTTTG AGATCTTACAAACAGTGGAAAATAGCAGCTTTCAAGATTTACCTGTTGAAA tTTTGGTACTGCTGGTAGTAGAGCTGAAGGCTGATCGGTACCTGCACTATTTATTGGATAAATGTCAGAAAGAG TTGTGCAAAGTAATTACCATAAGAGGGCATTTACCCATATTTAATCTTCTTGGAAAGTTGGCTGATGTCATCCCaattttcacagatatattgGTGACTGAACACAGTAAGTGTTACAAGTAA
- the SNU13 gene encoding NHP2-like protein 1 isoform X1 has product METGSVAGSSPLPSVQLLLWAWKKGMHLREGEQRRNGIQTLHAPDQTEAEVNPKAYPLADAQLTKTLLDLVQQACNYKQLRKGANEATKTLNRGIAEFIVMAADAEPLEIILHLPLLCEDKNVPYVFVRSKQALGRACGVSRPIVACSITIKEGSQLKPQIQSVQQAIERLLV; this is encoded by the exons ATGGAAACGGGCTCTGTAGCAGGGAGTAGTCCGTTGCCGAGTGTGCAACTATTGCTCTGGGCGTGGAAGAAAGGAATGCATCTTCGGGAGGGAGAGCAGCGGCGGAATGGCATTCAGACGCTGCATGCACCGGATCAG ACTGAGGCAGAAGTAAATCCCAAGGCTTATCCACTTGCCGATGCTCAGCTTACCAAGACTCTTCTAGATCTTGTACAGCAGGCGTGTAACTATAAACAGTTACGAAAAGGGGCCAATGAAG CTACTAAAACATTGAACAGAGGAATTGCTGAATTCATTGTGATGGCTGCTGATGCTGAGCCTCTGGAGATCATCCTTCACCTTCCACTTCTTTGTGAAGACAAGAACGTTCCCTATGTATTTGTGCGCTCCAAGCAGGCCCTTGGCCGGGCGTGTGGAGTTTCTCGGCCTATTGTAGCTTGCTCCATTACCATCAAAGAAGGCTCCCAGCTGAAGCCTCAGATTCAATCTGTTCAGCAAGCCATTGAGAGACTACTGGTGTAA
- the SNU13 gene encoding NHP2-like protein 1 isoform X2: MTEAEVNPKAYPLADAQLTKTLLDLVQQACNYKQLRKGANEATKTLNRGIAEFIVMAADAEPLEIILHLPLLCEDKNVPYVFVRSKQALGRACGVSRPIVACSITIKEGSQLKPQIQSVQQAIERLLV, from the exons ATG ACTGAGGCAGAAGTAAATCCCAAGGCTTATCCACTTGCCGATGCTCAGCTTACCAAGACTCTTCTAGATCTTGTACAGCAGGCGTGTAACTATAAACAGTTACGAAAAGGGGCCAATGAAG CTACTAAAACATTGAACAGAGGAATTGCTGAATTCATTGTGATGGCTGCTGATGCTGAGCCTCTGGAGATCATCCTTCACCTTCCACTTCTTTGTGAAGACAAGAACGTTCCCTATGTATTTGTGCGCTCCAAGCAGGCCCTTGGCCGGGCGTGTGGAGTTTCTCGGCCTATTGTAGCTTGCTCCATTACCATCAAAGAAGGCTCCCAGCTGAAGCCTCAGATTCAATCTGTTCAGCAAGCCATTGAGAGACTACTGGTGTAA